In Brassica rapa cultivar Chiifu-401-42 chromosome A06, CAAS_Brap_v3.01, whole genome shotgun sequence, a single window of DNA contains:
- the LOC103874507 gene encoding 60S ribosomal protein L18-2, with translation MGIDLIAGGKSKKTKRTAPKSDDVYLKLLVKLYRFLVRRTGSKFDAVILKRLFMSKVNKAPLSLSKLVEFMKGKDGKIAVLVGTITDDLRVHEIPAMKVTALRFTERARARIEKAGGECLTFDQLALVAPLGQNTVLLRGPKNSREAVKHFGPAPGVPHSHSKPYVRAKGRKFEKARGKRKSRGFKV, from the exons ATG ggTATCGATCTTATCGCGGGAGGTAAGAGCAAGAAGACCAAAAGGACTGCTCCAAAGTCCGATGATGTCTACCTCAAGCTTCTCGTCAAG CTATACAGGTTCTTGGTAAGGAGAACCGGGAGCAAGTTCGACGCTGTGATCCTTAAGAGGCTTTTTATGAGCAAAGTTAACAAAGCTCCTCTTTCACTCTCCAAGCTCGTCGAGTTCATGAAGGGCAAG GATGGTAAGATTGCTGTGTTGGTTGGGACAATAACTGACGATTTGAGAGTGCATGAGATTCCTGCCATGAAGGTTACTGCCTTGAGGTTTACGGAGAGGGCTAGGGCTAGGATTGAGAAAGCTGGTGGGGAGTGCTTAACGTTCGACCAGCTTGCTCTCGTTGCTCCATTGGGACAGAACACG GTTCTTCTAAGAGGTCCAAAGAACTCTCGTGAAGCAGTGAAGCACTTTGGTCCAGCTCCTGGTGTGCCGCACAGTCACTCCAAGCCCTATGTTAGGGCTAAGGGAAGGAAGTTTGAGAAAGCTAGAGGAAAGCGAAAGAGTCGTGGATTCAAGGTCTAA